A single genomic interval of uncultured Desulfobulbus sp. harbors:
- a CDS encoding sigma-54 dependent transcriptional regulator: MNELKILIVDDEPIARDNLEHIIKKDGYQTRVAKDGEEAISILGQEEINLVLTDLCMKGKDGMAVLAEAKQLWPDVEVVVITGHATVDTAVEAMRHGAYDYVAKPFKISELRAIVEKALEKNQLRKQIKALREQVDTQQGTRRIVGQSPKIQALRETIHQVSQLDCNVLIQGETGTGKELIARTIHELSPRAKKRFVAFNCGVFTEELIASELFGYERGAFTGANKAKKGLLEMAEGGTVFFDEVGELPLLMQVKLLRVLQERTVMRVGGTQEIAVDFRVLAATNKDLKRETETGAFRSDLFYRLDVLTIGAPSLAERCEDIPLLTHHFLAKYVPPGRNVPRLSPDAERRLMSYEYPGNIRELENIAQRILIACEGDVVEPQHIASVFGDTEWLTIRDNRQEWPTLAEHEKQYILEVLDEVEGNKSAAVKILGIDRVSLWRKIKRYGLENPDV; this comes from the coding sequence ATGAACGAACTGAAAATTCTTATCGTGGACGACGAACCCATCGCCCGCGATAACCTGGAACACATCATCAAAAAAGACGGCTACCAGACCCGGGTGGCCAAAGACGGTGAAGAGGCTATCAGCATCCTCGGGCAGGAGGAGATCAACCTGGTCCTGACCGACCTGTGCATGAAGGGTAAGGACGGCATGGCCGTGCTGGCCGAGGCCAAGCAGCTGTGGCCCGATGTCGAGGTGGTGGTGATCACCGGCCACGCCACGGTGGACACGGCGGTCGAAGCCATGCGCCACGGTGCCTACGACTACGTGGCCAAGCCGTTCAAGATCAGCGAACTGCGAGCCATTGTCGAAAAGGCGCTTGAAAAAAACCAACTGCGAAAGCAGATCAAGGCGTTACGCGAGCAGGTCGACACCCAGCAGGGAACGCGGCGCATTGTCGGCCAGAGCCCCAAAATTCAGGCCCTGCGCGAGACCATTCACCAGGTTTCCCAGCTCGACTGCAACGTGCTCATTCAGGGGGAGACCGGCACCGGCAAGGAGTTGATCGCCCGTACCATCCATGAGTTGAGTCCGCGCGCAAAAAAGCGCTTCGTGGCCTTCAACTGCGGGGTGTTCACCGAAGAGTTGATCGCCAGCGAACTCTTCGGGTATGAACGGGGCGCCTTTACCGGGGCCAACAAGGCGAAAAAAGGGCTGCTGGAAATGGCCGAGGGCGGCACGGTCTTCTTCGACGAGGTCGGCGAATTGCCGCTGCTAATGCAGGTCAAACTGCTGCGGGTGCTCCAGGAACGAACCGTGATGCGGGTCGGAGGCACCCAGGAAATTGCGGTGGATTTCCGGGTGCTGGCAGCGACCAACAAAGACCTCAAACGGGAAACCGAAACCGGGGCCTTTCGTTCGGATCTCTTCTACCGCCTCGATGTCCTCACCATTGGTGCCCCGTCCCTGGCTGAACGCTGTGAAGACATTCCCCTCCTGACCCACCATTTCCTCGCCAAATACGTCCCCCCCGGAAGAAACGTTCCCAGGCTCTCTCCCGATGCGGAACGACGACTGATGTCGTACGAGTACCCCGGCAACATTCGCGAGCTTGAAAATATTGCCCAACGCATTCTCATTGCCTGTGAGGGCGATGTGGTCGAACCGCAGCATATTGCCAGTGTTTTCGGCGATACCGAGTGGTTGACCATCCGCGATAATCGCCAGGAGTGGCCGACCCTGGCCGAGCATGAAAAACAGTATATATTGGAAGTGCTCGACGAGGTTGAGGGCAACAAGTCCGCTGCTGTCAAGATTCTCGGCATCGACCGGGTTTCCCTCTGGCGCAAGATCAAACGTTACGGCCTGGAGAATCCGGACGTATAA
- a CDS encoding ATP-binding protein yields MLRQFSFGLSFKILTVLVFYISAISMMAFVSHDDLVTTEKKIGILEFSYGIHNIVLEARRFEKNYFLYGHKESLGENKRMLKEAMDLGQRILQSDKNLAVNPKLKELDREIKTYLQTINELEAMANTDDLSTTKIADTIRQQGKTISEISEQVVIFEKNQIHLMISLLRGQLISWSSMAICIGIVLAILIVYFIFKPLSVIKKATVDIAEGKFRKIEVINTRDEIQQVMEAFNIMVSELERRQDQLIQAEKLSSLGTLTAGVAHQLNNPLNNISTSCQIAIDEFDGGDGPFLKKMLNNIDQETLRARDVVKSLLEFSRAQEFCLRETQLSDVVKKAVLLAKSQVGPNINVSIDIPQDLVFYIDVQRMQEVFINLIINAAQAIERQGEIAITAAMDFDSKGVVIEVRDTGSGISDENQAKIFDPFFTTKEEGQGTGLGLSVVYGIIQKHEGTITVQSVPGQGTSFFIHLPVPGEKDHS; encoded by the coding sequence ATGCTGAGACAATTTTCCTTTGGCCTGAGTTTTAAAATTCTCACCGTGCTGGTTTTTTATATCAGCGCCATTTCGATGATGGCCTTTGTCAGCCATGACGACCTGGTGACCACCGAGAAAAAAATCGGCATTCTCGAATTTTCCTATGGAATTCACAACATAGTGTTGGAAGCACGCCGGTTTGAAAAAAATTACTTTCTCTACGGTCACAAGGAATCCCTGGGGGAAAACAAGCGGATGCTCAAGGAGGCGATGGACCTGGGCCAGCGTATTCTTCAATCCGACAAGAACCTGGCGGTGAACCCCAAACTCAAGGAACTCGACCGGGAAATCAAGACCTATCTCCAGACCATCAACGAGCTGGAGGCCATGGCCAATACCGACGATCTTTCCACCACAAAAATCGCCGACACCATTCGCCAGCAGGGAAAAACCATTTCTGAAATCAGCGAACAGGTCGTCATTTTTGAAAAAAATCAGATTCACCTCATGATCTCGCTCCTCCGTGGGCAGCTGATTTCCTGGTCCTCGATGGCGATCTGCATCGGCATCGTACTGGCAATACTGATCGTCTACTTCATCTTCAAACCACTCTCGGTGATCAAAAAGGCCACGGTGGATATCGCCGAGGGAAAATTTCGCAAGATCGAGGTGATCAACACCCGCGACGAGATTCAGCAGGTCATGGAGGCCTTCAATATCATGGTCTCCGAGCTTGAGCGGCGCCAGGATCAGCTCATCCAGGCGGAAAAGCTCTCCTCGCTCGGCACCCTGACCGCCGGAGTGGCCCATCAGCTCAACAACCCGCTCAACAACATCTCCACCTCCTGCCAGATCGCCATCGACGAATTCGACGGCGGCGACGGCCCCTTCCTCAAAAAAATGCTCAACAACATCGACCAGGAAACCCTGCGGGCACGCGATGTTGTCAAGAGCCTGCTCGAGTTCTCCCGCGCCCAGGAATTTTGCCTACGGGAAACCCAGCTCTCCGATGTGGTGAAGAAGGCGGTGCTGCTGGCCAAAAGCCAGGTCGGCCCCAACATCAACGTGTCCATCGACATCCCTCAAGACCTGGTTTTTTATATCGATGTGCAACGGATGCAGGAGGTTTTCATCAACCTGATCATCAATGCCGCCCAGGCCATCGAACGTCAGGGGGAAATTGCCATCACTGCGGCCATGGATTTTGACAGCAAGGGCGTGGTGATTGAAGTCCGCGATACAGGCTCTGGAATTTCCGATGAAAATCAAGCGAAAATATTTGATCCCTTCTTCACCACCAAAGAGGAAGGCCAGGGCACAGGTCTTGGCCTTTCAGTAGTTTACGGCATAATTCAGAAGCATGAGGGCACAATTACCGTGCAAAGCGTCCCTGGTCAGGGTACATCCTTCTTTATTCATTTACCGGTTCCCGGCGAGAAGGATCACTCCTAG